In a genomic window of Leptolyngbya sp. SIO1E4:
- a CDS encoding carotenoid oxygenase family protein, whose product MKTTAPDATTSPSATDFPKSVLSVSRQELDQISLTVKKGDTDEETTLEPGLHGYVFMVGPAGSVDSPLINAAKKIIQPTQDGFTPLYNGDGLVQRIGFENGQARLTTKIARTPSYLADELSHIEYPSLKFNNLGITRASKLGVTTQLSVTLTPFRFSETDPYRLLLSVDMGRPYEINPETLALMGPVGYLEGAKSPAEFTWKGINPLVSWLMKVPFGLTMSSAHPSFDFNTGELFTTNLGRSLSSFTPWLRQFSSRFPGVAKGLSSRAKPKHSGVLSWLIRQVLRLIEAIAGLVLNFGDRVELIRWRGDDHFDRWKVVLSDGKPLKIQQTLHQLWATQHHIVLLDTAFKISADQLLPFERSVLIEEVEKLFRDLTDEPQLADTLIYIIRRDQLDQALSTKSPTVTAQSFTVSRETAHYIVDYDDSEGIVLHTVHSCATDASETIRKFDTTAYSDAADGPQIDPRMRRLSGMLTDGTDIDWIGSYVIDPAQNRIKPCLVQPDYAWGNPVYAYRDMTLKQPDHLDDIYWIFFGAWEELLTEHVTELYQDYPHRQIQIKGPDPDKTVMGITRAGRATTLCRVHIDRRQTEQQGLELQLTTPDAYAFPAGHFANSPQFIPRQGGTGGPTDGYLICVVLFQTPGAPEPDSSEFWIFDAANLQAGPQYRLCSDQIKMGFTIHTTWLPEVIAPPASSYSIQDDFEPTVAAMVAKYERSRSPEKQQLAQDIRSLFDAVYARFGQ is encoded by the coding sequence GTGAAGACGACTGCTCCTGACGCAACGACATCCCCCTCTGCTACCGACTTTCCCAAATCTGTTTTATCGGTGAGCCGCCAAGAATTAGACCAGATTTCTCTCACCGTTAAAAAAGGAGATACCGACGAAGAAACGACCTTAGAGCCAGGGCTGCATGGCTATGTTTTTATGGTGGGCCCAGCTGGTTCAGTGGATTCGCCGCTGATCAATGCGGCCAAAAAAATTATTCAACCCACCCAAGACGGGTTTACGCCGCTGTACAACGGGGACGGGTTGGTGCAGCGCATTGGCTTTGAGAATGGGCAGGCTCGCCTGACCACTAAAATCGCCCGCACCCCCAGTTATCTGGCGGATGAACTGTCCCACATTGAATACCCCTCGCTTAAGTTCAACAATTTAGGCATTACTCGGGCTTCAAAACTCGGAGTCACGACCCAGTTAAGTGTGACCCTCACCCCCTTTCGCTTCTCTGAGACCGATCCTTATCGGCTGTTGTTAAGCGTGGATATGGGGCGCCCCTATGAGATTAATCCGGAAACGCTGGCGCTCATGGGGCCGGTGGGCTATTTAGAAGGGGCGAAAAGCCCCGCAGAGTTCACCTGGAAAGGCATTAATCCACTCGTTTCCTGGCTGATGAAAGTGCCGTTTGGCCTAACCATGAGCTCAGCCCATCCCAGCTTTGACTTTAATACTGGGGAATTGTTCACCACAAATCTAGGCCGTTCCCTCTCAAGCTTCACTCCCTGGTTACGGCAGTTTTCTAGCCGCTTTCCGGGGGTTGCCAAGGGCCTCTCAAGTCGGGCCAAACCCAAACATTCTGGCGTATTGTCGTGGCTGATTCGGCAGGTTCTCAGACTCATTGAGGCAATCGCAGGGTTAGTGCTGAATTTTGGCGATCGCGTTGAGCTGATCCGCTGGCGCGGCGATGACCACTTTGACCGCTGGAAAGTTGTCTTAAGCGACGGCAAACCCCTTAAGATTCAGCAGACTTTGCACCAGCTTTGGGCCACTCAACACCACATTGTGCTGCTCGATACCGCCTTCAAAATCTCTGCCGATCAGCTACTGCCCTTCGAACGTTCGGTCTTGATTGAAGAGGTGGAAAAGCTCTTTCGCGATTTGACCGATGAGCCCCAGCTGGCCGACACCCTGATTTATATCATCCGCCGCGATCAGCTAGATCAGGCCCTCTCAACGAAGTCTCCGACCGTCACGGCCCAATCATTTACCGTGTCCCGCGAGACAGCCCACTACATTGTGGACTATGACGACAGCGAGGGGATTGTGCTGCACACAGTTCATAGCTGCGCCACTGATGCCTCGGAAACCATTCGTAAGTTTGACACTACCGCCTACAGCGATGCCGCCGATGGCCCCCAGATCGATCCCCGAATGCGCCGTCTTTCAGGGATGCTGACGGACGGCACCGATATTGACTGGATTGGCAGCTATGTCATTGATCCCGCGCAAAATCGCATTAAACCTTGCCTGGTTCAGCCAGACTATGCCTGGGGCAATCCGGTCTATGCCTATCGCGATATGACCCTCAAGCAGCCCGATCATCTCGACGATATTTACTGGATTTTCTTTGGGGCCTGGGAAGAGTTGCTGACTGAGCATGTCACAGAGCTTTACCAGGACTACCCCCATCGCCAGATTCAAATTAAAGGCCCTGATCCAGACAAAACAGTTATGGGCATTACCCGTGCGGGGCGGGCAACCACCCTGTGTCGAGTGCACATTGATCGTCGCCAAACCGAACAGCAGGGGCTAGAACTGCAGCTCACCACCCCGGATGCCTATGCTTTCCCGGCGGGGCACTTTGCCAATTCCCCTCAGTTTATTCCCCGCCAGGGGGGGACAGGGGGGCCAACAGATGGCTATCTCATCTGTGTGGTGCTGTTCCAAACACCGGGGGCGCCTGAGCCCGATAGCAGCGAGTTTTGGATCTTTGACGCCGCGAATTTGCAGGCGGGGCCTCAATATCGGCTGTGCAGCGATCAGATCAAAATGGGCTTTACGATTCACACGACTTGGCTGCCCGAGGTGATCGCGCCTCCCGCTTCTAGCTACAGCATTCAGGATGATTTTGAGCCCACGGTGGCGGCCATGGTGGCCAAGTACGAAAGATCGCGATCGCCCGAAAAACAGCAGCTAGCCCAAGACATTCGTTCCCTGTTTGATGCCGTATATGCCCGATTTGGCCAATAG
- a CDS encoding carotenoid oxygenase family protein, which produces MSTDAGTKSETCYQTVPEALMTARRDELLDLPLELVDPNLPLPADVQGFVFIIAPAGSVDSGGLPYADGTPLFNGDGMIYRLDFTQPGQVSLKTHLTKTPGFYADLATKAGTQYAKHGFQNHGISRFSSSLGFRNQPNTAFVPLRFASDECDRLLVTSDAGRPYELDTETLELVTPVGSNLEWQPEATKLSPFLPVLSTAHPYFDAEQKEFLTVNYGRSVASFVEMIPALQAAEKFPEELLKWLEAIASLFHLQEAVKLLAKWASQLSLELLHLFFKLLGEFSGVSAEDFVYLMRWDGQGDLERWRLVLPDGSPLAITQGLHQIGVTRNYVVLIETAFVVGLSEVLSNPLPKEKALEKRLRSFLAKPPASTSRVYLVRRADLVQGQHPARAEAEVKVTVQPTEFPMEVLHFSADYDDSDGNVTLHVGHWCAGDASEWVRSYDVLAADNKTPLPPRLDGMHIRGTDIGRLSRYVIQPETGQVLEAKTVVNDPATWGVALYTFRNALPTQQPAHRIDTVYWYSEGVFPELLTQFDIDLFKDYRYRFVSIEALLERAKSGQGQPACLFRLDTQTMTIVDTYCFACGADPGGASVVVNSPQFMPRAGGSEDPTDGYITCTVFVENRSEIWIFDAQQLNRGPVCKLGHPQLVFGSTLHTVWLPQVSRRTAAYCVPVRQDYEPLVAQKAKDWPDIETLFRDDVYPHFTGSPLA; this is translated from the coding sequence GTGAGTACAGATGCCGGAACGAAGTCAGAGACCTGCTATCAGACGGTCCCTGAAGCCTTGATGACTGCCCGCCGAGATGAACTCCTGGATCTGCCCCTCGAGCTGGTAGATCCGAACTTGCCGTTACCCGCCGATGTCCAAGGGTTCGTGTTTATTATTGCACCGGCGGGTTCAGTCGATTCGGGGGGGCTGCCCTATGCCGATGGCACCCCCCTGTTTAACGGCGATGGCATGATTTACCGACTAGACTTTACCCAGCCAGGTCAGGTCTCCCTTAAAACCCATCTCACCAAGACACCAGGGTTCTATGCTGACTTGGCCACGAAGGCGGGTACCCAATATGCCAAACACGGATTTCAAAACCACGGCATTTCCCGCTTTTCCTCTAGTTTGGGCTTTCGCAATCAGCCCAATACGGCATTTGTGCCCTTGCGCTTTGCCTCAGATGAGTGCGATCGCCTGCTGGTAACCTCAGATGCTGGCCGCCCCTATGAGCTAGACACAGAAACCCTGGAGCTGGTGACCCCCGTGGGCTCAAATCTCGAATGGCAGCCCGAGGCCACTAAACTTTCCCCATTTCTACCGGTGTTAAGCACCGCTCACCCTTACTTTGACGCAGAGCAAAAAGAGTTTCTCACCGTGAACTATGGCCGCTCTGTGGCCAGTTTTGTGGAAATGATTCCAGCGCTCCAGGCAGCGGAAAAGTTTCCAGAAGAACTCTTGAAATGGCTAGAGGCGATCGCCAGTTTGTTTCATCTGCAAGAGGCGGTCAAGCTGCTGGCGAAGTGGGCCTCACAACTCTCTCTGGAACTTTTGCACCTCTTCTTTAAGCTCCTAGGCGAGTTCAGTGGCGTTAGCGCCGAAGACTTTGTCTACCTCATGCGCTGGGACGGGCAAGGGGATCTGGAACGTTGGCGACTGGTTTTGCCCGACGGCTCGCCCCTGGCAATTACCCAGGGCCTGCATCAGATTGGGGTGACTCGCAACTATGTTGTCTTGATTGAGACTGCGTTTGTGGTGGGTCTGTCTGAGGTGTTGAGTAACCCCTTGCCAAAAGAGAAGGCGCTTGAAAAGCGTCTGCGCAGCTTCCTGGCAAAGCCCCCCGCATCTACCTCGCGGGTGTACCTGGTTCGCCGGGCTGATTTGGTACAGGGGCAACACCCCGCCCGCGCTGAAGCCGAGGTAAAAGTCACAGTGCAACCCACGGAATTTCCCATGGAAGTGCTGCATTTCTCGGCAGATTACGATGATTCAGACGGCAATGTCACCCTCCATGTCGGCCACTGGTGTGCCGGTGATGCATCCGAGTGGGTCCGCAGTTATGACGTGCTCGCCGCCGATAACAAAACCCCGCTCCCGCCTCGTCTCGACGGCATGCACATTCGCGGGACGGATATTGGTCGCCTCAGCCGCTATGTGATTCAGCCAGAAACGGGCCAAGTTCTGGAGGCTAAGACCGTTGTCAACGACCCGGCCACTTGGGGCGTGGCTCTCTACACCTTCCGCAATGCCCTGCCCACACAACAGCCTGCCCACCGCATTGACACAGTCTACTGGTATTCAGAAGGGGTATTTCCAGAACTGCTGACGCAATTTGATATTGACCTATTCAAAGACTATCGCTATCGCTTTGTCTCTATTGAAGCGCTCCTGGAGCGGGCCAAATCGGGACAAGGCCAACCCGCTTGTCTGTTTCGGCTAGACACCCAAACCATGACGATTGTTGATACCTATTGCTTTGCCTGTGGGGCTGACCCAGGCGGGGCCAGTGTTGTGGTCAATTCTCCTCAATTTATGCCCCGAGCCGGGGGCAGTGAAGACCCCACCGATGGCTACATCACCTGCACCGTATTTGTGGAAAATCGCTCTGAGATTTGGATTTTTGATGCTCAACAGCTTAATCGCGGGCCGGTCTGTAAGCTTGGGCATCCGCAACTCGTTTTCGGCTCAACCTTGCACACGGTCTGGCTGCCTCAGGTGAGTCGCCGTACGGCTGCTTACTGCGTTCCCGTGCGTCAAGACTATGAACCGCTAGTTGCGCAAAAGGCCAAAGACTGGCCAGACATTGAAACCCTATTCAGAGACGACGTGTATCCTCATTTCACAGGTTCCCCGCTAGCATAG